One genomic window of Amphiura filiformis chromosome 3, Afil_fr2py, whole genome shotgun sequence includes the following:
- the LOC140148061 gene encoding RNA helicase Mov10l1-like — MFSGIFNAVSRLVAPGSNQSGDDDNEPTGLALPSYGKEQSDKKEASYSYPSSYSYQENTDDSTASVDPNNVKTVQGTVTQLLSSGYGLIDNDIVFTYDAVIGKEASSCGGGSPGRSVREHAAGGWKAKRVSLTLDWNVDDPSAVDPVEIQTIVGTVTKVSPKTGDGFINENIAFDQDALAHGFKPCRGDWIEAELHTNPETQQDFAKNVRPLRHRQFDGVVTHSYPGYGYIDNKIYFMFSNCKNGYRPKKGDPVVGKAIESDQSKGRWRAIEVEAKRVYRR, encoded by the exons ATGTTCAGTGGAATCTTCAATGCCGTCAGCCGGCTTGTCGCTCCTGGTAGCAACCAATCAGGAGATGATGACAATGAACCAACTGGACTTGCGCTACCTTCATATGGTAAAGAACAGAGTGATAAAAAGGAGGCATCTTACTCTTATCCAAGCAGTTACAGCTACCAAGAAAACACAGACGATTCCACTGCCTCTGTAGACCCAAACAATGTCAAGACAGTCCAAGGAACGGTCACTCAACTTTTGAGTAGCGGTTATGGCTTGATAGACAACGACATTGTGTTTACTTACGATGCTGTCATCGGAAAAGAAGCGTCCTCGTGTGGGGGCGGTAGTCCAGGTAGAAGCGTGCGAGAACACGCTGCAGGTGGATGGAAAGCAAAGAGGGTGTCGCTTACGTTAGACTGGAACGTGGACGACCCAAGCGCAGTAGATCCTGTTGAAATTCAAACCATTGTGGGAACTGTGACAAAGGTGTCTCCAAAGACGGGCGATGGTTTCATTAATGAAAACATTGCATTTGATCAAGATGCTCTTGCTCATGGATTCAAACCTTGTCGAGGAGACTGGATCGAGGCAGAACTCCACACCAATCCAGAAACGCAACAAGATTTTGCCAAGAATGTCCGGCCGCTACGACACAGACAGTTTGATGGCGTGGTAACCCACTCGTATCCAGGCTATGG GTACATTGACAACAAGATCTACTTTATGTTCTCCAACTGCAAGAATGGGTACAGGCCAAAGAAAGGTGATCCTGTTGTAGGGAAAGCAATAGAGTCTGACCAGAGTAAAGGAAGGTGGAGAGCAATAGAGGTGGAAGCAAAGAGAGTTTATAGGAGGTGA